The Verrucomicrobiota bacterium nucleotide sequence ATCCGTTCATTTAAATTGAACCGATCGTCAGCGGGGCAAGCATGGACCTTTCAGGGGAGGTTGTGCCGCCCTGGCGCCGCGATATTACGCGTTCACCCCAAGCAGCGGTCCACGCGGCGACCGACGAACGCAAGCCTGGACCGGATCGAGCGATTCTTGAGCGACCGTTAAGGACTCTTGCTGCCCCGCCTCGGCTGCCGTTTTCGCCTGCCGGCAAGTCCAAGCCTGGGCAAACTCTTTGTCAGGGCACTGATTTTATCGGTCCGAGGGGCGCCCTCGGCGCGCTTTTCCAGGCAAGAGTTCGGCGTGCCGGATAGCCACGGCTTTGATATTACACATTCGGCCTTTTCTGGGTGGGAAGAAAGGCCAAAATGATTTCTTTGCGGGCACGGACACCCTTATGGCTTCTCTCCAGCAATTCCATCTTCTCCAAAGCGTCCAGGTCTCGCTGCAGAGTTCGCAAGGTGCTTTGAGCATAGTTCTTGGCAAGCCGTGGCGTCAATTCCATCACCTTGACGGGAACAAAATGCTGGTCAGGTAAGTCAAGCAACAGATCTCTTTGACGCTTGGAAGTTTTGCCCGTCTTCTCTCGGAAGGTCTCGTACACGAAATTGCGCCATGCGACGTCCCATTGTTGAAAACGGATACGGCTTAGTTGCTCCTTTAGGCCGCCGACCAATCCGCGAACCGCATAATGAACGAATGGCAAGATATGTTTCCGCCTGAAGCGCTGGCATTTCTGAGTTGCCGATAATATTCGGTGCGCGTTTGATTGTAATGGTTGCTCAGTAAGTGAGCCGCCGGCGACGGGATGCCGGCATGCAGGAGTAAGTAAAATTCGACCAGTCTCGAGGTGCGCCCATTGCCATCATCGAAAGGGTGAATCCACGCTAGATATAGGTGAGCCACAACGGTTTTGACGATGGCGTAAACTGTCTCCAGCCCCTTCAGAGGCGAGAAATCGCTGCTGGAAAACCATTCGCACAGTCGATCAACCAGCAGAGGGCAATCGTCGGGCGGGGCACCCCGGTATACGTTTCCCACCACGACCGAGCCGGTTCTAAACGCGCCCGGGATGATGCCGGTTCCCTCATGACTTCGCCCGTTTAGGGCAAGTCTTCGTTCGTAAGCGCCTCGTGCTGAGGGTATTTGTCCCCGCCGGGAATCGAACCCGGATTTAAGGTTTAGGAAACCTCCGTTCTATCCGTTGAACTACGAGGACGGTTGCGTGATGAACGCCCGAAGAGGGAAAGGGGGGTCTCAGGTGCTGCTTTTACCAGGCGCTAAGAATTCAGCCTTTCCTCCTCAGCCGCGTTCACAGGCGTTCAGGTAACGCGAAAATCCGTATTCCGCAATGCTTTAGAAGGGTGGGTGTTGGCTGCGGCAAGGGATGAGGGCCCGGGTAACCGTCCCCAGCAGGCCCCAGCGGCCGGCCCGATCTCTTGACCTCAGCCAATCGCACCAGCGCCGGGGACAACTCAGACGCACAAATCCCGAGAAACCGGCCGCAGTCCCCCGGGAGCGATTCAGGGGGGGTGCTTTTAAGTTGTTCTTTTTTCCCCTTTTGTATATTTTTAGCAGAAAATATAGTAATTTAAACGAGCAAGCGCGAAATTTTATCGCCGAATCAGAAGCGGCTCGCCATTCTCGGGCGAGTTATTGCAGATTCTTTTTATGCAACGCTTCGCCTCACTTTCACGCAGCACGCTTCTGATTGTGTCGGTGCTGGCTACCTCATTGCTGTTCAGCGGCAAAACGCACGCACAATTAGTCAATGGTGACCTCGCCGGTCCCGGTTTGCCGCCCGGAGTAAACGCAGAGGGGATCATTCCCGCCGGTCAAACCTCGAGCACCTTGCTGACAGGCTGGACCGCAAGTAAAAGCGAGAACGCCGACTCAAACGTTTATTACTACACAACGAATCCGGACGCCCAAAACGGTGCCTTCTTCTTCCTGAACAATCCCCCGCCCGGTTTTAATTACGCCGTACAGCTCGACAGCACCACGGGCAACGGCACGCAAGAACACTTTACGCAAGGCGCCTCGCTCAGCCAGGCACTGTTTCTGGCTCCGGGTACTTACACGTTAAGCTTTTATATCTCGACGGAAGTTGGCGTCGACCGGGGAGTAGACAAAGGCGGTACGTCCGGCGTTCTGGTAAGCCTGAATGGTTCCGGGATCACCAGCGGCAGCTTGACCAACGCAACGTTCCTCACCACGAGTCCGGTCCCGGCAACGCGCGCCACCGCCCCGTGGACCTCGGAAACGGCTAATTTCACCGTTGGCACCGGCAGCACCGTGACGCTCACGTTCCAGGATGATCCGAACCCGTTACTGGGCAATAACGTGCGTAGCTCTAACATCGGCCTGGGGGGTATTTCGATCGCCGCAATCCCCGAACCGGCTCCGTTGACCCTGATCGGCGTCGGGTTGGTCTCGCTCGTCGGATTCCAGAACCTGCTGAAGCGGCGTCGCGCCTGACGCGAACCGGGGAGGGCCGGTCACCGGTCACCGGTTTTTCGGTTCGATTTACGCTGCTCTGTTTCTGCGCGCCTCCCGTCGAGGGAGGCGCGTTTCTTTTGTCTACGGGGCTCAGCGCCCCGGCTCGGTTTGCCCGGCCAAAAAGGTCTCCAGTTCGGCCCGGGTGGGCAGGCCGGCGTAGTCACCTTGGCAAGCGACGCAAAATGCGCCCAGAGCGGCGCCACGGCGAACGGCATCCGGGAAATCGACCTTATCGAGCAACCCGGATATGACCCCGGCGCAAAAGGCGTCGCCGGCTCCGACCGGGTCAACCTCGGGCACGGCAAACGGCGGCACCGTGCCTCTCCGCGGGCCATCCGCGAATCGGGCGCCCTCGCCGCCGAGTTTGATCGCCACCTGGGTGGGCCCCAATTCGAGCAGGCGCTCCCGTGCACGATCGAGGTCGTTCGTTTCCGCCAGCAGTTCAGCCTCTACCTGGCTTGGCAGCAAAACGTCAGCCCGCCGGGCCAGTTCCAGCAGGACCGGGCGCGCCTCCTTGGCGCCCCAAAGCCGGAACCGCATATTCGGATCGAAAACGATTTTGGCGCCTGTCGCTCGAAACTGGTCGACCACGGCCAAGGTCAATTCACGATTCGAAGGGCTGATGGCAGGAGTGATCCCGGTCACGAAAAGGTAACGGGCCGCCAAGCCCGCGAATTGTTCCGGCCGCAGCGCCGTGGCGGCCGAGTTTTTCCGGTAATAGAACACTTTGGTTGCATTGCCCGGACGCACTTCCTTGAACATGAGTCCGGTTGGCGCCACAGGATCTCGCTGCACCCGGTTGACGTCGATGCCCTCGCCACGGATCACCTTGAGTACCCGGCTGCCGAACGGGTCCGCACCGAGCCGGCTGACCCAGCTCACCCGGTGTCCCAGCCGGGCCAAACCGATGGCGGCGTTGGATTCCGCCCCCCCGACCGACAGATGGAGGCTTGCGGCCATTTCAAGGTTAGGCAGATCGAGAGGAGAAAGCAG carries:
- a CDS encoding Fic family protein; its protein translation is MVGNVYRGAPPDDCPLLVDRLCEWFSSSDFSPLKGLETVYAIVKTVVAHLYLAWIHPFDDGNGRTSRLVEFYLLLHAGIPSPAAHLLSNHYNQTRTEYYRQLRNASASGGNISCHSFIMRFADWSAA
- a CDS encoding sugar kinase, producing the protein MNDSAFDVVTFGEAMLLLSPLDLPNLEMAASLHLSVGGAESNAAIGLARLGHRVSWVSRLGADPFGSRVLKVIRGEGIDVNRVQRDPVAPTGLMFKEVRPGNATKVFYYRKNSAATALRPEQFAGLAARYLFVTGITPAISPSNRELTLAVVDQFRATGAKIVFDPNMRFRLWGAKEARPVLLELARRADVLLPSQVEAELLAETNDLDRARERLLELGPTQVAIKLGGEGARFADGPRRGTVPPFAVPEVDPVGAGDAFCAGVISGLLDKVDFPDAVRRGAALGAFCVACQGDYAGLPTRAELETFLAGQTEPGR